One stretch of Zhihengliuella flava DNA includes these proteins:
- a CDS encoding CPBP family intramembrane glutamic endopeptidase, translating to MSSSRVPEPAVGAPGALQPTAGRPARWRLWLELGLVLGLSLGQSAVYAVVSLADKLTRGPLAEQTTSMNTSRAERPVFDLLYQLLDIAFALVPAVLALYFLYLLTGRTPFAVLGFGVRRPGRGLLPSVGYDAATGTALFLAIGVGTLGVYAAGRALGMTTAIAPANLGDYWWTIPVLLLSAVRHGVLEEVLVVGFLFHYLRQLGVHQGPWRAWAIILISAVLRGSYHLYQGFGPFLGNVAMGVVFGWFYQRSMDRGQPRVMPLVVAHVLLDAVGFIGFALWGSAIGIGA from the coding sequence ATGAGCTCGTCCCGTGTGCCTGAACCCGCCGTCGGCGCCCCCGGCGCGTTGCAGCCCACCGCAGGCCGGCCCGCCCGCTGGCGCCTGTGGCTCGAACTGGGGCTGGTCTTGGGGCTCTCCCTCGGACAGTCAGCCGTCTACGCCGTCGTGAGCTTGGCAGACAAGCTCACGCGTGGTCCGCTGGCCGAGCAGACGACGAGCATGAACACCTCCCGCGCCGAGCGCCCCGTGTTTGACCTGCTGTACCAACTGCTTGACATCGCCTTTGCGCTGGTCCCGGCCGTCCTGGCCCTCTACTTCTTGTACCTCCTGACGGGGCGCACGCCCTTCGCGGTACTGGGCTTCGGGGTGCGGCGTCCGGGGCGTGGGCTCCTGCCCAGCGTGGGGTACGACGCCGCCACGGGGACCGCGCTGTTCCTCGCCATCGGCGTCGGGACGCTGGGCGTGTACGCGGCGGGGCGAGCGCTCGGGATGACCACGGCGATCGCTCCCGCAAACCTCGGCGACTACTGGTGGACCATCCCGGTGCTGTTGCTCTCCGCCGTGCGCCACGGGGTCTTGGAAGAAGTCCTCGTGGTTGGGTTCCTCTTCCACTACCTGCGGCAGCTCGGAGTGCACCAAGGGCCGTGGCGGGCGTGGGCCATCATTCTCATCTCGGCCGTGTTGCGGGGCAGCTACCACCTGTATCAGGGGTTCGGTCCGTTCCTCGGCAACGTGGCCATGGGCGTGGTCTTCGGCTGGTTCTATCAGCGTTCGATGGACCGGGGGCAGCCGCGGGTGATGCCCCTGGTGGTAGCCCACGTGTTGCTCGACGCGGTGGGCTTCATCGGGTTTGCCCTGTGGGGGAGCGCCATCGGAATTGGTGCCTGA
- the tpx gene encoding thiol peroxidase, giving the protein MANITLQGNDVQTVSELPAVGSTAPEFTLVGADLSEVKSTDFSGQRLVLNIFPSVDTGTCAASVREFNQRASELENTTVVCVSADLPFAQARFCGSEGLERVVTGSTFRSSFGEDYGVKFATGPLAGLNSRSVVVVDTDGTVLYTEQVAETTEEPNYEAAVSALS; this is encoded by the coding sequence ATGGCTAACATCACGCTGCAAGGAAATGACGTCCAGACGGTCTCAGAACTGCCCGCCGTGGGTTCTACCGCTCCCGAATTTACGCTGGTCGGCGCGGACCTGTCCGAGGTGAAGTCGACCGACTTCTCCGGTCAGCGCCTCGTGCTGAACATCTTCCCGAGCGTTGATACGGGCACCTGCGCCGCCAGCGTGCGCGAATTCAACCAGCGCGCCTCGGAGCTGGAGAACACCACCGTGGTGTGCGTCTCCGCTGACCTTCCGTTCGCCCAGGCACGCTTCTGCGGGTCCGAGGGTCTTGAGCGCGTGGTCACCGGTTCCACCTTCCGCTCGAGCTTCGGCGAGGACTACGGCGTGAAGTTTGCCACCGGTCCGCTCGCCGGCTTGAACTCGCGTTCGGTGGTCGTGGTGGATACCGACGGCACCGTCCTGTACACCGAGCAGGTCGCCGAGACGACGGAAGAGCCGAATTACGAGGCCGCGGTTTCCGCGCTGTCCTAA
- a CDS encoding aminoglycoside phosphotransferase family protein, giving the protein MRPPTDSEIALAENLYPGPAWAQGSVAEGGQFHEVLVTEEAVLRMARDDVQAAQLPRRVALVDALSGRLPYAVPCSLSRIADGAVVQEFIPGAAHPPHTGDPVRLREVIAALAAVDVAPLRELLAPPFAYRGPWTESKIATTLTALGEHASDPASGAALVHDAALVLAELRQFADVPAQLVHGDLAGHNMHWIGGRVSGILDWDLAAAWDPALNVAYLAAWHGRDLVDELARDAEQARRARIWDGAMRLEGIYNASLRTDAPNWGKLMRKVAPRVHAAREAI; this is encoded by the coding sequence ATGCGCCCGCCCACAGACTCTGAGATTGCCCTGGCCGAAAACCTCTACCCCGGCCCGGCGTGGGCGCAGGGCTCCGTGGCGGAGGGCGGGCAGTTTCACGAGGTCCTTGTCACCGAGGAGGCCGTCCTGCGGATGGCGCGCGACGACGTCCAAGCGGCCCAGCTACCGCGCCGCGTGGCGCTCGTTGATGCGCTGAGCGGGCGATTGCCCTACGCCGTGCCCTGCTCCCTCAGCCGGATTGCCGACGGCGCCGTCGTGCAAGAGTTCATCCCGGGCGCGGCGCACCCGCCGCACACCGGCGACCCGGTGCGGTTACGCGAGGTGATCGCGGCTCTTGCCGCCGTGGATGTGGCGCCGCTGCGCGAGCTGTTGGCTCCCCCATTTGCCTACCGCGGGCCGTGGACCGAATCGAAGATCGCCACCACGCTCACGGCGCTCGGCGAGCATGCCTCGGATCCGGCCAGCGGCGCGGCGTTGGTCCACGACGCCGCGTTGGTGCTCGCGGAGCTGCGCCAGTTCGCCGACGTGCCGGCGCAATTAGTCCACGGGGACCTCGCCGGGCACAACATGCATTGGATCGGAGGGCGCGTGAGCGGCATCCTCGACTGGGATTTGGCCGCCGCGTGGGATCCCGCGCTCAACGTCGCGTATCTCGCCGCATGGCACGGGCGTGACCTCGTGGATGAGCTGGCCCGAGATGCGGAACAAGCGCGGCGAGCGCGGATCTGGGACGGCGCCATGCGCCTCGAGGGGATCTATAACGCAAGCCTGCGGACCGATGCCCCGAACTGGGGAAAGCTCATGCGCAAGGTCGCACCACGCGTCCATGCCGCGCGGGAGGCGATCTGA
- a CDS encoding VOC family protein: MMRLDHVSYACGPDGLTATAERVAEKLGLESVKGGVHPRFGTRNVIFPLQHNQYLEVVEVLDHPSSIKAPFGQAVRARSEAGGGWMGWVVAVEDLSGFEDRLGRTRVPGNRKFPDGQELTWQQIGIKGLIADPQVPYMIQWDEGTAPLHPSQALENPAGQIAQISIAGSPERVAEWLGEPEQHPLHDVTVDWLAPNGTPGIMSVSFMTPHGLVTL; encoded by the coding sequence ATGATGAGGTTGGACCATGTTTCATACGCGTGCGGACCGGACGGCCTGACGGCCACTGCTGAACGGGTGGCAGAAAAGCTCGGTCTCGAATCTGTCAAGGGCGGCGTCCATCCCCGCTTCGGTACCCGGAACGTTATTTTTCCCTTGCAGCACAACCAGTACCTCGAGGTCGTCGAGGTCCTGGATCACCCCTCCAGCATCAAGGCGCCGTTCGGCCAGGCCGTGCGCGCCCGCTCGGAAGCTGGCGGCGGATGGATGGGCTGGGTCGTCGCCGTCGAGGATCTTTCCGGCTTCGAGGATCGTTTGGGGCGCACGCGCGTTCCCGGCAATCGGAAGTTCCCGGACGGTCAGGAACTCACCTGGCAGCAGATCGGCATCAAGGGCCTCATCGCCGACCCGCAGGTGCCCTACATGATCCAGTGGGATGAGGGCACGGCCCCGCTGCACCCCTCTCAAGCGCTGGAGAATCCTGCGGGCCAGATTGCGCAGATTTCCATTGCGGGCTCGCCGGAGCGCGTGGCCGAGTGGCTGGGTGAGCCGGAGCAGCACCCGTTGCATGATGTGACGGTCGACTGGCTGGCCCCGAACGGGACTCCGGGCATCATGTCCGTCTCCTTCATGACGCCCCACGGTCTGGTGACGCTCTAA
- a CDS encoding HutD/Ves family protein — translation MASAAQHLIRTSELPVSAWRNGRGKTREILSTERRRLSLALVDQAGEFSRYDGFTRVQTVVEGELLVLTVDGREQAIEQYRPFTYDGAAQTTASLPTGPVVCLNAFAAHGTSVSVLVLELSKKRALPLGNDQYGMLLAGHAQLATGEGGGASGDAASLTELDVVVGSGADQTAVTGRGFLAVVTYTAG, via the coding sequence ATGGCTTCCGCAGCGCAGCATCTGATCCGTACCTCCGAGCTGCCCGTCTCCGCTTGGCGCAATGGCCGCGGCAAGACGCGTGAAATCCTCTCCACTGAACGGCGTCGGCTCAGCCTCGCCCTCGTCGATCAGGCTGGCGAATTCTCCCGCTACGACGGCTTCACCCGGGTGCAGACCGTGGTGGAGGGCGAGCTGCTGGTGCTGACCGTGGACGGGCGCGAGCAGGCGATCGAGCAATACCGTCCCTTCACGTACGACGGCGCCGCGCAGACCACCGCGTCGCTGCCCACCGGCCCGGTGGTCTGCCTAAACGCGTTCGCGGCGCACGGTACGTCCGTGAGCGTTCTCGTCCTTGAACTCAGCAAGAAACGGGCCTTACCCCTCGGCAATGATCAGTACGGCATGCTGCTGGCGGGGCACGCCCAGCTAGCCACGGGCGAGGGCGGCGGCGCGTCCGGTGACGCCGCCTCGCTCACCGAGCTCGACGTCGTCGTCGGCTCCGGAGCCGACCAGACGGCCGTGACCGGGCGGGGGTTCTTGGCCGTGGTCACCTACACCGCCGGCTAG